From the genome of Gracilinanus agilis isolate LMUSP501 chromosome 2, AgileGrace, whole genome shotgun sequence, one region includes:
- the LOC123234910 gene encoding ras-related protein Rap-1b-like isoform X3, translating to MREYKLVVLGSGGVGKSALTVQFVQGIFVEKYDPMIEDSYRKQVEVDAQQCMLEILDTAGTDDVPMILVGNKCDLEDERVVGKEQGQNLARQWNNCAFLESSAKSKINVNEIFYDLVRQINRKTPVPGKARKKSSCQLL from the exons ATGCGTGAATACAAGCTAGTTGTTCTTGGCTCAGGGGGTGTTGGAAAGTCTGCCCTGACTGTACAGTTTGTTCAAGGaatatttgttgaaaaatatGATCCTATGATAGAAGATTCTTATAGAAAGCAAGTTGAAGTAGACGCTCAACAATGCATGCTTGAAATCTTGGACACTGCAGGA ACCGATGATGTGCCAATGATTCTTGTTGGTAATAAGTGTGACTTGGAAGATGAAAGAGTTGTAGGAAAAGAGCAAGGACAGAACCTAGCAAGACAATGGAACAACTGTGCTTTCTTAGAATCCTCTGCTAAATCAAAGATAAATGTTAATGAGATCTTTTATGATCTAGTCCGGCAAATTAACAGAAAAACTCCAGTGCCTGGGAAGGCACGTAAAAAGTCATCATGTCAGTTGCTTTAA
- the LOC123234910 gene encoding ras-related protein Rap-1b-like isoform X1, translating to MREYKLVVLGSGGVGKSALTVQFVQGIFVEKYDPMIEDSYRKQVEVDAQQCMLEILDTAGMEQLTAMRDLYMKNGQGFALVYSITAQSTFNDLQDLREQILRVKDTDDVPMILVGNKCDLEDERVVGKEQGQNLARQWNNCAFLESSAKSKINVNEIFYDLVRQINRKTPVPGKARKKSSCQLL from the coding sequence ATGCGTGAATACAAGCTAGTTGTTCTTGGCTCAGGGGGTGTTGGAAAGTCTGCCCTGACTGTACAGTTTGTTCAAGGaatatttgttgaaaaatatGATCCTATGATAGAAGATTCTTATAGAAAGCAAGTTGAAGTAGACGCTCAACAATGCATGCTTGAAATCTTGGACACTGCAGGAATGGAACAACTTACAGCAATGAGAGATTTGTACATGAAAAATGGGCAAGGCTTTGCATTAGTCTACTCTATCACAGCACAGTCCACATTTAATGATTTACAAGATCTTCGAGAGCAAATACTTCGAGTTAAAGACACCGATGATGTGCCAATGATTCTTGTTGGTAATAAGTGTGACTTGGAAGATGAAAGAGTTGTAGGAAAAGAGCAAGGACAGAACCTAGCAAGACAATGGAACAACTGTGCTTTCTTAGAATCCTCTGCTAAATCAAAGATAAATGTTAATGAGATCTTTTATGATCTAGTCCGGCAAATTAACAGAAAAACTCCAGTGCCTGGGAAGGCACGTAAAAAGTCATCATGTCAGTTGCTTTAA
- the LOC123234910 gene encoding ras-related protein Rap-1b-like isoform X2 codes for MREYKLVVLGSGGVGKSALEQLTAMRDLYMKNGQGFALVYSITAQSTFNDLQDLREQILRVKDTDDVPMILVGNKCDLEDERVVGKEQGQNLARQWNNCAFLESSAKSKINVNEIFYDLVRQINRKTPVPGKARKKSSCQLL; via the exons ATGCGTGAATACAAGCTAGTTGTTCTTGGCTCAGGGGGTGTTGGAAAGTCTGCCC TGGAACAACTTACAGCAATGAGAGATTTGTACATGAAAAATGGGCAAGGCTTTGCATTAGTCTACTCTATCACAGCACAGTCCACATTTAATGATTTACAAGATCTTCGAGAGCAAATACTTCGAGTTAAAGACACCGATGATGTGCCAATGATTCTTGTTGGTAATAAGTGTGACTTGGAAGATGAAAGAGTTGTAGGAAAAGAGCAAGGACAGAACCTAGCAAGACAATGGAACAACTGTGCTTTCTTAGAATCCTCTGCTAAATCAAAGATAAATGTTAATGAGATCTTTTATGATCTAGTCCGGCAAATTAACAGAAAAACTCCAGTGCCTGGGAAGGCACGTAAAAAGTCATCATGTCAGTTGCTTTAA